The DNA segment TTTCAAAAAATGCAAATTTTCGTTGCTTCCCCGTGTCTCTCCCTCTCCGTGTCTCCTTTTCTCTAAAGAATTTTGGCTACATTCTTATCCATAACTGACGTTAATTAGATCTTAATCTATGGTTAATTAAGCAAATCTGAGATTAATGTCGTGATCATGAAGCCTTAGCTAGGATTACAAGATGGTTAATATTTTTTTGTAAAGACAAGTCCCAAATTTTGTATTTTCAATTGGGTGTAGAACTTAAATTATTTAGGTTTGCTGATAACAAAAAAACCGGAGAATCTGATTCTCCGGCTAAATGCAGTTATGTGATTTTTCAAAAAGCGGAAGAACTTGTGGGCTTCAGCTAAACATAATGCTTAATTAACTACGCTTTAACAGCAGCTTTAGCAGCAAGTTCACCACTTGCATACTTAGCAGCAAAGTCATCAAGGGCAATTTGCTTGATTTTGCTTGCGTTACCAGCAGTCCAGAACTGTTGATAGCGATCGCTACAAACTTGTTGCATGTACTTAATAGAAGGCTTCAAGAAGTGACGGGGGTCAAAGTTCTTCGGATCTTTCATCGCTGCTTCACGAATTGCTGCAGTGATTGCCAAACGGTTATCAGTGTCGATGTTAACTTTGCGAACACCGCTCTTGATACCTTTCTGGATTTCTTCTACAGGTACACCGTAAGTTTCAGGGATAGCACCACCGAATTCGTTGATCATGTCCAACCATTCTTGGGGGACGGAAGAAGAACCGTGCATGACCAAGTGGGTGTTGGGGAGGCGATCGTGAATTTCAGCAATACGGCTAATTGCAAGGATTTCACCTGTGGGCTTACGAGTAAATTTGTAAGCACCATGGCTAGTACCAATGGCAACTGCAAGAGCATCAACTTGAGTGCGCTCTACGAATTCAACTGCTTCGTCGGGGTCAGTGAGGAGCTGATCCTTACTGAGGGTACCTTCGAAACCGTGACCATCTTCTGCTTCACCTTGACCTGTTTCAAGGGAGCCGAGACAGCCGAGTTCACCTTCTACAGATGCACCAACGGAGTGAGCAACTTTAACGACTTCAGCGGTAACGTTGACGTTGTATTCAAAGCTTGCGGGAGTCTTTGCATCGGCTTCAAGGGAGCCATCCATCATGACGGAGGTAAAACCGTTACGGATAGCGGAGTAGCAAGTCGCAGGGCTGTTGCCGTGGTCTTGGTGCATTGCTACGGGAATGTGGGGATAGCTTTCTACTGCTGCGAGAACGAGGTGGCGGAGGAAGTTCTCGCCAGCATACTTACGCGCACCGCGGGAAGCTTGGAGAATAACAGGGCTATCGGTCTCATCAGCAGCCTGCATGATGGACAGAATCTGTTCCATGTTGTTGACGTTGAATGCAGGAATGCCGTAGCCGTTCTCTGCCGCGTGATCTAAGAGCAGACGCATTGGGACGAGTGCCATAGATGTCCTCCTATATTACTTGCTTATTTTTGGCTTTTCTTTGTCAAGAAAGTTAATTCTCTTATCTGTCAATATTAAGATACATTCACCTTTTTGACGAATGGATTTATACAGTTTGACAGATCTCTTGGCGATCGCCCTGGGTATATGAATTTTGATTATTTTTAAGAGCCTAGATTAATGCGGACTTGGCGAGATTGATTATTTGCAGCGTTATGGGCACTAAATTTCATTTGTCGGGCGGCGGCGATTGCCTTATTATCAAGGGCGCTATTTCCACTTGAAGAGACAATATTTGCCGCGACAACTGCACCGGATTGGCTAATTTCAACCCGCACAATGGCTACACCGGTTTGGCCATTAAGACTACCGCGGCGATCGCCACAGCCTTGTACACAATTAATTGGCGCTGGCGCTGGAACAGGAGGAGCCGGGGGCGGACTCGGTTGCGGTTTTGGAGAGGGAACAGGCTGCGGCGCAGGTGATGGCGACTGGGGAGTTGGCGCGGGGACAACTGGAGCGGCAGGCGTTGGCATTGGAGTCGGGCTGGGAGCCGGAGTCGGAGATGCTGGGCTGGGCGGCGTAGCCCGTTGGGGTGTTGGAACCGGATTTGGGGAAGGACTAGATGATGACGTTTTTGATGGCGTTGGCGTTGGCGAAATCGGTAATGGCGATCGCCCATTTTTTACAGGAGTCGGAGTCGGCCTCGGAGAAGACGAAGATCGAGCAGGCACCGATGCAGCTGATTTTGGGGCAGTTGATTTTGCCGGAGCAGAAACCGATTGCCGTGACTCACTTCTAGTCTCTAGAGTGCTTGGCGAAGCAGGCGCTGGTGACGTGGCCTGAGACTCAGTGGGCAGAGGTAAAGGTATTGCCTCCTGAGGCTCTAACAAAACCACTTCAATGGGTGGCAACTCCACTGCCACTTGGTTTTCACTCCGTTGTGTTGCGGCGATCGCCAGATAGATCCCAAGCAAACTACCATGCACAACAAACGAAAAAGCTAGCCAGCCAGCCAAGCCAAACGAAGAGTCTTTTTTTCCTATTAATATGACCTCCCTTCCCTGAACCTTAAGCACCGATAACCCCTATGGCATCCCATATAAACGTAAAATCCCTAGCGACTTTTTAACGCCCTCGCCATGTCGCGCTTATCCTGACGACGCTTGATTGTTTCCCGCTTATCATGGAGTTTCTTACCACGACCAAGACCAAGACTTACCTTGACCAAACTACCTTTTAAATACATTTTGAGAGGAATCAGCGTTAACCCCTTCTGTTCCAGCTGACCAATCAAACGACGAATTTCTTTTTTATGCAAAAGCAATTTACGATCACGCTTCGGTTCATGATTAAAATATTGCGCGCTCATGTTGTAAGGGGAGATATGAACATTCAGCAACCATGCCTCACCCCCACGCACGAGGACATAGCCATCCCGGAGATTTACCTTGCCAGCACGGATGGACTTTACCTCTGTGCCCACTAGCGCAACACCAGCCTCTAATGTTTCAAGAATTTCATACCGAAATCTGGCTTGGCGGTTATCACTAATTAACTTAATTGCTTTTTTCGACTCTGCCATAGGTACTCAGAAACTGGACAACTACGCTAAAAACACGCAGTTACTAATCCTAGCAAATTCCTCTACAACCCTTGTCTTACCTGAATAAGTCTTTCGTTGCCGGACTACAACATGAAGAAACATTAACGAGCAAACCGATGATTGCTCCGCATATTTGACACCTCTTTTTTTGTTTTGTATAATTTTATACAGAAAGCATAAATAAGACGTTCATCTCTTATGGCTCAGTCATGTAGTTGATTTGGCAATAAGGGACGGAAGTAAGGAAATATCCCGAAGGAACGCGCCTCATCAACCACTTATATAAATTTTGAGGAGCTAAAAAATATGAAATTCTCTTACAGAGGTATTCATTTCGACCGCAATCCCGTAACTGTTGAAGCAGAAGAAGGGAAAGCAATTGGTAAGTACCGTGGTTCTGAACTCCACGCTCACACTCCGAAGAAGCGTTTGAATGTTGTTCACCACAAAAATCTTAAGTATCGCGGTGCAAGCTACTAATCCTTGCGGTGGTCTGAGAAGACATTTAGTACAAATTGAAAAAACTTAGGTTTTTAGAGAGGAGGGAATCCAAGGCTTTCTCTCTTTTTTTTATGGGAATTTGACGGAATATTTTCTGCTGGAAATGCTCTGGTTGCTTACAATAAGTTTTTCTGATCTTTGGGTGTGGTTCCTTGATTGAAGCGGTTCAAAGTCGAAGTGATTGGCATAGTTTAAGGGTTTATTTGGCAGAAAGTGTTGCCTCGGTAGTGGAAGAGATAGATCAAAATCCGAAGGTGTTAGGTCAGTGTCTGCAGGGTTTAGGCGATCGCCGCCTATTGGGTTTAAAAGTGCCTGTTGGGTTGGGCGGTTCGGGATTTAGCGCCACAGAATATGGCTTAGCGGTAACTGAGATTGCAAGAAAATCTGGCATCCTTGCTTTCCTGCAAACGCAGCACCAAAGTGCCGCAGCGATGATTGCTCGATTTGGTTCCGAAGAGCAACGGAAAAAATTGCCGCAAATGGTGACAGGTAAATTAAAGGTTGGGGTTGGTTTTTCCCAGCTTCGCCGGGCTGGTCAACCGATGTTAAGGGCTTTACCGACGGCGAAGGGCTATGAATTAACGGGGACAATTCCTTGGGTTACGGGCTTCTCTTTTTTTCAAGAGGCGATCGCCGGAGCGACTTTACCCAATGGCGATGAGCTTTATTGTTTTATCCCTCTGGAGAACACACCCGAAATTTCTGGCGGCACAATTAATTGCGGTGAACCTTTAGCGCTTGCGGCTATGGGAGCGAGTCAAACCGTTGCGGTGAAGCTAGAGAATTGGCTAATTACACCGGAGCAAATATTGGTGATTAAACCTGCTGGCAGTATCCAAGGGGGCGATCGCCAAAATGTTTTAAAGCATGGATTTTTTGCTTTAGGTTGCGCCTATGGCTGTGTGGATTTTTTACAACAAAAATTAGAACAATCTCAATTGCGCATTTTGCAGGAAAGATTAGACCAACTGCGCAGTGAAATTGTGACTGCCCTAGACACAAAAAAAGATTTTGCCACACAATTAGACCTTCGCCTCAAAGTTGTGGCGATCGCCCAAGAATATGCCCAATGTGCCCTCATTAGTTCTGGTGGAGCGGGTAATCTCCTCATTCATCCTGCCCAGCGACTCTACCGAGAAGCTTTGATGTTTAGTGTCTTCGGGCAAACGGAGACGATTCGCAACGCAACATTACAAACGTTGATATATTGAAAAATCCCGCGATATACTAAACATCTCCATAGGTAATGCGGGTGTAGTTCAGTGGTAGAACGTCAGCTTCCCAAGCTGAATGTCGTGGGTTCGAGTCCCATCATCCGCTTTTCAGATATCAGATATCAGATATCAGATATCAGTGGGCGATCGCCATGGATCGCTTTAGCTTATAGACGTTTCCAATAGGAATTTCAGTATTCTTCCCTTAGAAAAGTCGGGGATAAGCTCTTCATAAATTGCGTTACCGCTTAAAACTTCTTCTTTAACGTGAGTTTTGCTTAAGCATGCTCGGAAGTACGACGCGGTGAAGGGGAGAGCGAGAGATCGAGAGATGTTTCTATGCAAACAATCCTAGCTTTCAAAAAATGCAAATTTTCGTGGCTTCCCCGTGTCTCTCCCTCTCCGTGTCTCCTTTTCTCTAAA comes from the [Limnothrix rosea] IAM M-220 genome and includes:
- the fba gene encoding class II fructose-bisphosphate aldolase (catalyzes the reversible aldol condensation of dihydroxyacetonephosphate and glyceraldehyde 3-phosphate in the Calvin cycle, glycolysis, and/or gluconeogenesis) produces the protein MALVPMRLLLDHAAENGYGIPAFNVNNMEQILSIMQAADETDSPVILQASRGARKYAGENFLRHLVLAAVESYPHIPVAMHQDHGNSPATCYSAIRNGFTSVMMDGSLEADAKTPASFEYNVNVTAEVVKVAHSVGASVEGELGCLGSLETGQGEAEDGHGFEGTLSKDQLLTDPDEAVEFVERTQVDALAVAIGTSHGAYKFTRKPTGEILAISRIAEIHDRLPNTHLVMHGSSSVPQEWLDMINEFGGAIPETYGVPVEEIQKGIKSGVRKVNIDTDNRLAITAAIREAAMKDPKNFDPRHFLKPSIKYMQQVCSDRYQQFWTAGNASKIKQIALDDFAAKYASGELAAKAAVKA
- a CDS encoding energy transducer TonB encodes the protein MAGWLAFSFVVHGSLLGIYLAIAATQRSENQVAVELPPIEVVLLEPQEAIPLPLPTESQATSPAPASPSTLETRSESRQSVSAPAKSTAPKSAASVPARSSSSPRPTPTPVKNGRSPLPISPTPTPSKTSSSSPSPNPVPTPQRATPPSPASPTPAPSPTPMPTPAAPVVPAPTPQSPSPAPQPVPSPKPQPSPPPAPPVPAPAPINCVQGCGDRRGSLNGQTGVAIVRVEISQSGAVVAANIVSSSGNSALDNKAIAAARQMKFSAHNAANNQSRQVRINLGS
- a CDS encoding acyl-CoA dehydrogenase family protein; this encodes MIEAVQSRSDWHSLRVYLAESVASVVEEIDQNPKVLGQCLQGLGDRRLLGLKVPVGLGGSGFSATEYGLAVTEIARKSGILAFLQTQHQSAAAMIARFGSEEQRKKLPQMVTGKLKVGVGFSQLRRAGQPMLRALPTAKGYELTGTIPWVTGFSFFQEAIAGATLPNGDELYCFIPLENTPEISGGTINCGEPLALAAMGASQTVAVKLENWLITPEQILVIKPAGSIQGGDRQNVLKHGFFALGCAYGCVDFLQQKLEQSQLRILQERLDQLRSEIVTALDTKKDFATQLDLRLKVVAIAQEYAQCALISSGGAGNLLIHPAQRLYREALMFSVFGQTETIRNATLQTLIY
- a CDS encoding DUF4278 domain-containing protein; translated protein: MKFSYRGIHFDRNPVTVEAEEGKAIGKYRGSELHAHTPKKRLNVVHHKNLKYRGASY
- the smpB gene encoding SsrA-binding protein SmpB produces the protein MAESKKAIKLISDNRQARFRYEILETLEAGVALVGTEVKSIRAGKVNLRDGYVLVRGGEAWLLNVHISPYNMSAQYFNHEPKRDRKLLLHKKEIRRLIGQLEQKGLTLIPLKMYLKGSLVKVSLGLGRGKKLHDKRETIKRRQDKRDMARALKSR